The segment CCAATATCTCGAAACGACGTTTAGATTCATCATTTGTGTATAGTTTTGTCACTGCATCTCTGAATAACCTGATTTTCTCAAAATTTTTTGCTGTATGTAAATCATCTGGTTCGAAGCCAAGAGAACGCAAGTGATTCTCGGTTTCATCTATTGCTTCGATCAAGGCCTGTAACCTTTCTTCAATAGGGGCTACTATTTCCTCTTCTCCTGAGGAATCTTCACCATCACCCAGAGCATATAGCGCCAGTGCTGCTCTTAAGCTCTTAAGCATTCCATTATAATCCACTATCAAGCCAAAGTCCTTGCCAGGATAACGACGATTGGCACGGGCTATAGCCTGCATAAGTGTATGTGCTTTCATTGATTTATCGATATAGAGTGTAGAAAGGCTTTCAACATCAAAACCTGTGAGCCACATGGCACAAACTATAGCCACACGGAATGGATGTTTTGGGTCTTTGAAGGCAGATTCCACGTCCACACGTTTGTCTCCCACTTCAAAGCCCTGTTTCATCAATGTGCGGTGAGGAATTATATCGAACTTCCATTTCTGGAACTCGGAGACTTCGTTCTGTTCTTCACTTATGATGATCTGTATCAGGGTTTCTTCCATCCAATCTGCCTGTCCTTTCAACCATTCCAGCTTTTTAGAAATCTCGGCAAATTTTTCTTCATCGCTCTCGGCAGAAAGTTCGGTTTGGGTTTGCGATATATCTGCTTTAACTTTGGCTATCTTAGCTTCCCATAGAGGGATTATTCGCTGATACATACGGGCACAGGTTACTTTATCTATACAAACGAGCATGGCCTTACCTGATTCCCAACGTGTTGAACAGTGTTCTACAAAGTCAACAGCTATCTTGTCCAATCTATCGTCTGCTGTGATTATCTCATAGTCTTTTCCGAGCAATTTCTCAAGGTGAGCCTGTTTGTCAGGGTCAAGACTGGCCTTAGCAACAGCATTTGCTATGCGGTCGTTCAGATCAGGACGACTTATCCCGAGTTTTTCACCCCGGCTCTCATAGACCAATTTCACTGTTGAGCCGTCCTCTTCTGAACGTTTGAAATCATAACGAGAGACATAGCCTCCAAAGATACGTTTTGTCAACTGATCGTGTTTGAAAAGGGGTGTGCCCGTGAAACCGATGAAGGATGCATTTGGCAGTGCCAAGCGCATGTTACGTGCAAGTTTTCCAGCCTGCGTACGGTGGGCTTCATCTGAGATAACTATGATATCGTCCCGCTTGCTGTATGGATGGAAGGGGTCTACGTCTTTGTTGAACTTGTGAATCAGACTGAAGATATAGCGGTGGTTTTGCTCTAAGTACATTTTCAGATCATCACCGCTGCCTGCACGGGGTGTTTGTTTGGTTGCTGCACCACAGCCTATGAAAGTACGATATATCTGACTGTCCAGGTCTTTGCGGTCTGTCATTAAAAGGAAGGTGAATTTTGCGGATATTTTCCTGCGTACCTTTTCTGTAAAAAAGATCATGGAGTAAGATTTGCCACTTCCCTGTGTGTGCCAGAAAACACCGAGCTTACCCAAGTCAGGATGTGCAGATTCTACGATCTCCAGGACATTTTTACCTTTTTGGTCATCGATTTCTTCGGATATTTCAAGCATGTCAGCATCTATCAAGTCCTTTTTCTGCATCTCGACAACACGATACTGTAGCCTTTCTTCCGGTGGGAATTGTTCTTTTAATTGTTCTTGTTTCCATACTGATGCCACAGCCAGATTGACACCCATGACCTGATGGTTCCTTGCCACTATCTTGCGTGTCGAGCCTGCTTTACTGGAATCGAAAAGAATGAAATTCTCGATTATATCCAGTAACCTTTCATGGTCAAACATACCGTTGAGCAAAACCTCTGCGTCCAAGCTTCCCTTATCTTTCTCATCATTCCTCTTCCAGTCGGAAAAATGTTCCCACGGGCTTGTGATTGAACCGTATTTGGCGCTGTCACCGTTGCTTACTACGACGAAGGCATTGTGATGGAATGCATGTACTATGCTGTTCTCATTAAGATAATCACGTAAGTTCCCATCGAAGCCTGCACGTATGTTTTTGTGAACAGCTTTAAGCTCGATGACGACCACAGGAAGGCCATTCACAAAGCAGATAAGGTCAATGCGACGATTATAATTAGGAGCGCGTAGGCCGGTCACCTCTAGCTCCCGGACTGCCAGGAAACGGTTGTTTGAAGGAATGTTAAAATCAATTACCTTTGCTTTGTCGTGGATCTTTTGTTTCTTTTCGTTAAGGTAGCTGACAGGGACACCATCTCGTATATATCGGTAAAATTCCTGGTTATGCTGTATCAGTGATCGAGATACATCATGGCGTGTCATTTTACTGATGGCATCATCTATGGCTTCTGGGGGGAGTTTTGGATTCAGGCGTTTAAGGGCCGAGCGCAGATCACGGGTTAGGACAACCTCTTGCTTGTCCTTTCTTCCCAACGTACCGTTGGGACCAAAAGTTTCTTTCTTCCATGCATACTCGCTGTCCCAATTTAGCTCATTCTCCAGATGCTCTGCAAATGGTTCTTGTACGAGCCGGTCTTCACTGTTAATGCCTGTATACGCCATTCTCAATCACCATATAACAAATCAAATATCTTCTCCGTTACCCAGCTGTTTTTCAAGTGCCTGTCTCACCAATCCCATGACATAGGGCATCTGATCAAGGGATGATAAACCAACTTCCACCTCACCGTTTCCCCAGCGTCCTACATCAGAGACATCCCGGCATATCTCCCTAGGGTCATCTATGTCAGGGAATGGTACGTTAAGAGAAAGCAAGAGTCGTTTGGTTTGAGGGATTATGTCCACAAAGTTGGTTTCTGCCTTGTAGGCAACATAGAGCTTTTTGAACTCTTCTGAGACACAGGGGTCAAGTGCTAAGACCTCTTTACGGAACGCTTCGAAAAGCTCACGCATTTGACCTGTCTTGAGATTTGGGTGGTCATCGAGGCTATACTCATTGTTCGTTGCCTTTGGCCTGTAGGCTTCCAGTACAGAGCTTTCAAGATGGGGAATTGGCCAGACCTCCACTGCATGTTCTGCAAGTCTTTCTGCACGCTTTTGAATGACTTCCAAGTTCCAGTGCTCAAGTTGTCCCAGCCCCTGGTTCATGCGTAGAGGGCTTTCCCTGAAACCACCTTCCATGTCACGTTTCTCGAAGAAGGGACGGTCGCTGTACTCGGAGTTATAGCCTGTAAGGGTGAGGTTGCCGAGTGTGTGTTTGTAGGTACTCTGGATGTCCTCCCAGTCTTCACCAAGTTCATTTATCCATGCATCCGAAAGGTCAGTGTTCTGAGGCAAGATGTGCTCTATGGTATAATCGGCCAAGGAAACCCTTTCCTTGCGTTCGAAATTCTCCAGACGCCGTAACCAATAGCTACGACTACGGAAGTTATAGAGGTCCCTAGTCTGGATCGCCCTTTTAAATTCATCGTTTAGGGGGAAGTGGCGATAAGACGGAAGAGAAAGGAAATGTGCCTTGAGACTTTCAAGATACCTGTCCTTTTTCAGTTCCCGTGAGAAGGTTGCAAAGGTCTTGTTCATTGAGTTTGTGGGGATGGCACAAACCGCACGTCTGAACACGTAGCTTTCCAGCAGGCGTACCGATTCAAGCATTTCGCCCTTACTTAGCACCTCGTTTACATAATCATGATAAAGTTCCAGGAGAAGGGGATATGCTACATCCACCTTGAGCTCACGGAGGTCTTGGAAGGCGTATTTAAGCTCTTTGTCGGGTTCTGTCCCCAATGCCATGGAGCAATAGTAATTGGAATAAGTATTGATGTCGCTGACCAGTGATTCAACTCCATCGATCTCTGGAGAATTAGCATATTGTTTGAAGGCTTCGTAAACCCCACGTATGTTTGGAATATCCCCTGTCTTCACGGTGAGATAGTGTCTCATGAAGCCATCGAAGTAACTGGAATATGCCTCCTGCCCGAAGTTTAATTCCATGGGTCTCCAGTATCTTGTATAGAGTCGAGCCTGCTCCTCCGGCTCCAGTCCCATGAGGATGAAGTTGCGGATAAGGTCCGCCTGGCTGAGGTCAAGTCCAGTAGAGTTGAGGCTTTCGAATATGAGCTGAGGGTTATCCTGATCCCTGTCGAGGGAGATATCAACGATCATTAGCTTGGCCAGACCCTTGCAAATGGTCTCAAGTTCATCTTTTGATTTGCTTATCTGATCATCGAAGAAATCGAAGTTTTCCTTTACTCTGATTGAGTGGTCCGTTGCCATTGGCTGCTGATCCATCAAGGCGATAAGGGACGCCTTATCTGTCTGGGAGAGTAGTAGTTTGTATTTGAGCTCCCCTTCCTCTCTGGGGTCGAGAAGGTAGTGATTGCGTAGATACTTAGTAGAAAATCCCTTAATAGGTTCTGAATCGCCCAAATGCCGAGAAAGTGCCTCGATTATCAACATCACTGTGGTTAGTCGCTGTTGTCCATCTATCACCAATAAGGGAGACTGACTCGATACCGAATAAAGTCCCTTTTCTACATAGACTATAGAGCCTACAAAATGAGCAGATACATGGTCATTTCGCCCTGCGCGCAGTATATCCTCCCACAGTTGGCGACATTCCCTCTCTCCCCAGCTATATGCACGCTGGTAGATGGGAATCACTAACTGTGAAGACCTGTCAAGAAAACCCAAAAGTTTAGATTCTACTGCTTTCATACGATAATCTCCCCACTCATTAATTTAGGAAGCAAAATATCACGAGCTTCCTGAAGTTTTTGGTTTTGAATATAAAGATTTAACCATTGATCAAATACAGGAGTTAATGCATCATTAAAAATATAGATTAGTTGTGATGGTGGCATCAACATTGGAAAAGAACGTATAATTTGTTGATTGATGTTGTTTTGAGCTGCTCCCATTGAAAGGCCAACAAGTGTTTGCTTGTTTTCTAGGAAAAAAAGAAATGAATGCATAAAGCTAGCCCTTGGGTCCTTTGCCATAATTGCACAACAAGCTTGATTAGAAGCTGCTGGACTTGCAATTATCCCTACCTGACCAATTGTTGCCCCGTACATTGCAACAAGAACCGTTTTTTCAGGAAATAACTTTGCAGAAGACTTTTTTATGGCCTCTTGAGTAATCTTTTCTTCAGTATCTGTTATGAATCTATTAAGAAGCTCTTGTGTCTTCACCCACTTTATCTCACCTGTAAAGAAATCTGGATTTTTTCTACTTGGAGTACCACCAGATGATGTGTCATAAAAATCAGAAACACATCCATTATCCCATCCCTCAGGCACCCCATCCATAACCTTGACGTGCTCATGGCCTGGGAAACGCAGGTTGACGAACCATTCCCTATATAGCAACCTTGCTGACTGTTCGAGTAACTCAATACGACGCTGGTTGTTTTTAATAAGATTCTCATAGGCAGAGAGAATAGAAACAATACGGTGCTGAGTTGACATGTCGGGAATTGGAAACTGAAAAGAAGAGAGAACTTTAGCATTTGCATTTGGCTGTGCCGCTCCACTAACACGTGAAAGAACAAAACGCTTATAAATGTTTGATTCGACAACTCGTCCAACATAACCAGGATCGGCCTTTTTTGGATCAATTCGAATCCTAACGAGATAAGAAGCAAATACCGATTGTTCATCTTCTCGAATCAATTTGGCATATCCCACCGTTGCACCTGTTCGGGCAATTACAATATCACCTGGTTGGAGAGAAAACTTGGAGATATCTTTTTCTTCAATTTTACAATATGGCACGCTATCCCAATCAATATTGAGAGGTACGATATCGGTAATTCTTAGAAACTTTGGTCCCACCTTTTTGTTAGAAGCTGAAGCAGTATATCCATATCGGGTTGACTCTGCAATGTCAGCCAGAGAGACGAGGGGCATATTTCTCATATCCCTAACTCCTCAAAATTACTTTTTATGATTGCTGCCAATTCAACTGCTTCCTCATTGAGTTCCTCGAGTTCGATGTGGATATCTCTCAATGCTTCCTCAAAATCAAAATCCCCATCCACTTCTTCAGGAGCTATACCAACATATCTTCCAGGAGTAAGACTCCAATCTGATTCCTTAATCTTGTCCTTGGTAACAATGCTACACAAACCAGGCACATCAACAAACTGTGCGTCAGGGAAACGGGATAAGAGCCACAGGATCTGGCGGTAGAAGTAAACCGTAAGCTTGAGCTGCTCGACCACATCCTTGCGCTTAGCATCCAGCTCTTTGACCAGTTTACCAACAGCACGCTTTTCCCATATATTTCGAGTACCGGCATTTGCCTCTTTCTCGACGGAATCCACAAGTCTGGATGCAAGCTTGTAGACCAGGTCCACATCCTTTATGAGATCATGGCAGGATGTTGCAAGCTCCTCGAGTTTCCCGAACAACTTTTTCTGGTCCTCAAAGTCCTGTTCACAGGATTCGCTCCAATCCGTTGCAATACGAGATTCCAGTTGTTCCACTGTCTGGAAATAGGCAGATGATACATCTTCATACTCTTTCAACAATTCAAAAGATGGAGATTCTTCTGATATTTCCCCAAGGAATGGTGTGGTGGCTGTTTTCAATTTATCATAAGCATCTTGGAAAGGTGCGGCTACTTCGGTTATGGATGCAGCCTCTGTGAGCGTGCGGTCGAGATAGCTTTGTACCAAGGCGATGAAGCGTTCGGTTTGTCCACGGTAAAGCCAGACTATGGATGTAAGATTCTGGAGCTGCTCAGGTGAGAAATCGTATATCTTACGTGTTACTATCCGGTAGATGTTCCTAGCATCTATCATCAGTACCTGATCCTTGCGTTCATCGGGTTTTGCTTTGTCCAAGTGCCAGAGTTCGCAGGGGACTGTACGGGTGTAGAAGAAGTTTGAGCGTATGGAGATCATCACGTCCACTGCACCGGTCTCAATAAGCTTACGGCGCACCTCAGCTTCACCATGACCGGCACTACTGGCCTGGGAAGACATGACAAAACCTGCACGGCCATTTTCACCAAGATATGAGTAGAAGTATGAAATCCAAAGATAATTGCCATTGGGAACTTTCTTATCCTTGTTCTCACCCGGCAAATCGAATGGTAGCCGCTCATCACCCTTGATCTTCTCGGCATCCACAAGATCCACATTGAAAGGAGGATTGGCCATGACAAAATCACAGTTAGCGAATAAAGGGCTTCCATCTTGTAAAGTGTGCTCATCCTCATAGTATGTGTTTGCTTCACGGATGTCACCTTCCAGACCATGGACAGCAAGGTTCATCTTTGCAAAGCGGATAGTAGTAGCGGTCTTTTCCTGACCATAGAACGTGACCTTATGAGCAGTATCTTCACCGTGTGCTTCTATGAAATGACTTGACTGGACGAACATCCCGCCTGACCCACATGCAGGATCAAAGACAACACCGTGGTCTGGTTCTATGACGTTGACAATGGTCTGAACCAAGGATGGAGGTGTAAAGAACTCTCCACTATCCTGTGCTCCCTGAATTGCGAATTTCATTAAGAAGTATTCGTAGATCCGTCCGAACACATCACCAGTGGCTGTACGCAGTGCCTCACTATCAAATGTACGTAGCAACTCTTCCAGCACATCACGCTCAAAAATATCATATTCTTTAGGTAGCTGACCAGCTAAAGGCTTGAACTCTTCCTCAATTGCTTCCATGGCTTCGACCAAGGCATTGCCAAGATTTTCTTCTTGGGGAAGGTTCAGCAGATTGGAATACTGTGCTTTCTCTGGCAGCATGAGAGCACGTCTTTTATGGAAATCGGCCTTGACAAGAGGACGTTTTGCCATTTTTCCAGCTTTCTGGTCAGCTTCTATTTGAGCCAAAGCAGCTTCATAACGATTAGAGGCATGCCGAAGGAAAATCATACCCAATACGGGCATAGAGTATTCTGTTGATGTTAGTTTTGAGTTTGCACGAAGGTTATCTGCAGCAGACCAAAGGCTGGCTTCCAGCTGGCTAATGTCTTTGAATGCATCGGACATCGACATCACCAGGAACATACTGTGGTAGGATATATTATTTCAGCGACGTTGCAGACGAAAACAGAAGTATGAGATACGTTATTGTTGATCATATTGTAACCTGAAAGCTATTACTATTCTATGTGCTATAAGAATAATGATTTACTTTTGGATTGTAAGAATTTCTTTGCAAATATCTTAGAAGGAGTATAAAACTTTTCCTATTTTATTACAATAATTCCAAAGTTAGAGGAAATATGTCATAACTATAACATTTATGTATCGACAAATAAAAAAAGAAGTAGATTCTATAAAATAATTAACTTGGCAGAAAAAATGCTTTGGAAAATAGAAAATGAGCTGGTTTAAGTTCTGAGTAGGGAAATAGGTAACAAAATGAACTTCATAGGTGTTGATGGTTGCAAAGGTGGTTGGTTCGCTATTCGATTTAGTGAAACAAACGATATTGATGTTGAAGTATTTTCAAATATTTCCAATCTCTGGGAGAAATACAATGAAAACTCACTCATATTGATCGATATTCCTATTGGATTGAGAGAAAAACATCCAAACGGTCGTTCATGTGATGTAGAAGCCAGGAAAATATTAGGAGCTCCAAGACAAAATTCCGTATTTCCAGTTCCAGGTAGGCAAGCTATTCATGAGAATGATTATGAATCAGCCTGTTCTGTTAATGAAAAGCATCTTGGGAAGAGAATACCAATTTATGCATGGGGAATTGTGCCTAAAATTAGGGAAGTTGATAATTTCTTACTTAATAATCATTCTGCGAGAGAGTACATAATGGAAATTCATCCCGAACTGTGCTTTAATTTCCTTGCTGGGAGACCAATGCAGTATTCAAAAAAGGACGATGAGGGGATTACAGAGCGTTTAGAAGTTTTGAAGCAGTTCTGCCCTTCAGCAAATGAAATCTTTCAGTCATCTTTGTCACGTTTCAAGCGCAAAGAGGTTGCTGAAGATGACATATTAGATGCACTATCGGCTGCAATTACGGCAAAATTAGGGTGCAAGTATGGATTTTCATCGATTCCTAGGGTTGATGAGTTCGATTCTAAGGGATTACCTATGCGGATGGTTTATTTTGACAACCATATACATTATTTATAAAATCTCCAAACATTTTAGAAAATGTTTTAACTTATCAAATAAAATATGACATTATGAAATGGTCAAAATCTAATATATTACTAAATAAAATAGTAATTTCCAGCTTTTCAATATTTTTGATTATCGTCCTATTTTCATCTTCTTCATCAGCTACATGGGCTTTGCATAACCACAAACTTGTAGAAATCCACTATGTGGGTGAGAGTGATTTATCAAATGATGAGCAACCGCCTCTAAGATTACTCTGGAGTCGTGACATTGGTGATTCAAAAGGTGACCCCTATTATTACGAACCAATCGTTTCAAATGAAAATGTTTATGTCCTCACTGAACAATGGGCATCAGATCATAGGGATGCATTAGTAGCTCTTAATCCTAAAACGGGGTCTTGTAATTGGTACAAGCGAATACCCGGTGATGTTGAGCTTAATGTACCTGTAATTGGAAATAATGGCATATATGTAAGCTCTTATAGATATTCTGGAGATACATGTGGCCTACACGCCATGGATTATAATAATGGCGATATTAAATGGAATGTTTCTTTTGACTCAAAAATGATATCTCCTCCATGCTATTCAAACGGACTAATTTTTGTTTATACCTACGATTTACGCAATTGGGGTGGAAATACTATTGAAATATACGCATTGAAAGAAGATACGGGTGATATTTATTGGGAACGATCAATAAAAGAAGACAAAACACACTACACGCCAATACAACCTACAAAACTAGTTGCCACAGACGGCTTATTATATGTACCATCTTTGACATACCGTATTTACTGCTTGGATTCTCGTTCTGGCGAAGATATTTGGGAATCTCCTCTCGATTGTTTCCTTGAAACAAATCCTGCAGTCCATGATAACACATTATACTTTGGAACTGCAGGTGGCTATGTTTACGCCCTTGATGCCAGATATGGATATTCAAAATGGAGGTATTACGCCGGCTCTGGCTATGATGATCATTTTTATTCTACACCAATAGTAAAGGATGGAATATTATATTCAGGCGAAATGGATCCTTATGTTACTGCTGTAGATGCTAAAACAGGCACTGTAATGTGGGAAACTAAGGTAAAAGGAGACGTTGATTCCTCACCAGTTCTTTACGAGGATGTAATTTATGCCTCATCTTATGACTGGTATAATGATGATACTGGGTACCTATATGCATTTAACAGAACAACAGGTTCTCAAGAATGGGTTGTCGATGTCGGTGGTGACCCTTCATCCCCTGTAATAGATGATGGTGTAATTTACCTTGCTACATATGGTGATATTTATGCCTTTAAGATCTTAGAAAAACCACAAAAAGTAACAATAGATAAGCAAGAAGTGGACAACCAAGAACACGAAGAATCAATGAGTATATTTGAAAGAATTTTGTCAATTATTTTTAGGCTAAACTCAAAGAATGAAATAGTTCATGGTTGATGGGACGATGGAGATAACTCCATCAACCAGTTACTTTTGAATATTAAATTATTAGATGTTCAAGCTGCCCATCTGAAGGGCAGCTCATTTAATCAATCTTCAATCTCATTTATTGAGAAGGTCGCAAATACCGGATAATGATCAGATACATCTGTGGTGAGCTCCTCAGATAATCCATACTCAAGGTCATATCTGAACACTCCGGAGTCACCAGTCAGGTCCGAATTGTCAGTTAGGACAATCCTGTCGTAAGTGTAGTCGGTAGATTTCGTAGTCGTATCTACAGTGTCATCAATTACCCAATGATATGCATCAAGGTCTGAAGTTGAATCTTCATCGAAATAGGAGCCATCAGCATTGAAGTCACCCATAACTACAAAATCATTTTCTTCTGGATAAACAGACTGAGCGTAGGCAAGTACATCATCTAGGTCGTTAATCTCTTCTGTGGCCTCATCCGGGTCTGTGTGAATCACGATCAGGACAGCATCAAAGTTACCCTGAGTGGAACTAACAGCAGCAATATATGGTTGCCTGTGGAATGGGTCAGTACCTTCAGGTTCAGGATAGGTTTCAGGGATGCCTGTGATCTCTACAGTCCGCGTATTGTAGATGTATGCGTACTGTTCCTTGCTGGAAGTTCTGCCTAATCGTTCGCTGACAATATAGTCGTATTCAGAACCGTCTGTATTCACAAGATCTACAAGTTCGGGCAGGGCAGTCTGTGAAGCATCCCTGATCTCCTGAATGGCTACTACATCATATGTTCGTACAATGTCTGCAAGTACTTTCATGACTTCAGGCTTGTCTGCTTTTGAAACCCCGAATATTTGGACGTTGAATGCACCGATGACAAGGGTTTCGCTTGGTTCTATTTGCGGAGTGTCCGCGATATCAGATTCTATATCATCTATTGTATCTGAGATATCATCCACGGTTGTTATAATGTCTTCTGCAGATTCAAGTGTATTTTCAGTAGATTCAACACAACCTGAGAATGTCAATGCAGTAACGATAAGCAGTATGATTAATATTTTCTTTATCAATTGAAACACCGATTCCAAGTTTGTATTTTCATCCCTCATAAGTTGTTCACTCAATACCAAAGTGTGATTCTATGTTGTGGTTATTCTTGTTGTAACTTGATGGGTATGCTAAAGCCATATCTTTTATTTGGCTGCAATTTTTCATAGATCACTTCTTGGGAAGCATGTGAATTAGTCAGACTTGATTGCTCTTATAATCCCATAGATGCAAAGTATGCTGAAAAATATATTGCCTACGGTACTGAATACTAAACTTCTGTATTGATCTCCCGAAGAATAAAGGGGGCTGTATTGAAAACTCCCAGCAACAAATTCTGGATGAAATAAGTTATAATAAATTTTGGTCAGAAAACTAAAAAGGAAGAAACCATAAAAAACACATGCTGCTAATTTGCCTGCTGATTTTCTTACATTTGCCATTTATTATCTCCCTTTACAGACGAACACTCATAAAATAATTGAATAATAAAATAACATAAGTCTATTTAGAATTTTCTAATTATATCTAATAATTTCACTCTGTAATGATGATTTTGCATCCGATATAACAGTTTCACGCTTTATGGATCTTCAAATGCACATTCATAAGGCCACACTTCCATTTCTTTTTTCATACGTGTGTTTCCAAAATCAGAGCAAGCAATGGAAAATAGGGTACACCATATATGCATAACACCCCCTTCATATTTTGAAGCGAAGTTAAGCACTCTGAAACCGGTTCAAAATTTCGTGCTCAATCCACTCTGCATCGTAGACCCCATGGTCTTATGTTCTTCATTTCTACCGGTTTACAACTATAACAGAATAAGTGGGGGACTGAGGTACGAGTCCTAAGTTGAGTTACACCTTATCAGACGAGATTTCGAGTCTCGGGGGATGACTCTGAGGGGAGGTCGTGAGTGGACTGGCGAAGGCAGATATCGCATTTTCTTGGGTATCAGTCTATTATCAGATGGATTTATCCTGGTGTTTCCCCGGCCAGAGACTATCCTCCGGACCCGGTCAGCTTAAACCTATATCTTCGGTAATAAAGTGGTTGATGCGCGTTTGATTTTCTAAGATTTTTTTCATACCTACAGACTTACCTCACTATAATATTTCATGGACTTGGGTGTGGGTATGGAAATGGATTTTTTCTGGACGGAGGAATAGAACACCTCACT is part of the Methanococcoides methylutens MM1 genome and harbors:
- a CDS encoding PQQ-binding-like beta-propeller repeat protein; the encoded protein is MKWSKSNILLNKIVISSFSIFLIIVLFSSSSSATWALHNHKLVEIHYVGESDLSNDEQPPLRLLWSRDIGDSKGDPYYYEPIVSNENVYVLTEQWASDHRDALVALNPKTGSCNWYKRIPGDVELNVPVIGNNGIYVSSYRYSGDTCGLHAMDYNNGDIKWNVSFDSKMISPPCYSNGLIFVYTYDLRNWGGNTIEIYALKEDTGDIYWERSIKEDKTHYTPIQPTKLVATDGLLYVPSLTYRIYCLDSRSGEDIWESPLDCFLETNPAVHDNTLYFGTAGGYVYALDARYGYSKWRYYAGSGYDDHFYSTPIVKDGILYSGEMDPYVTAVDAKTGTVMWETKVKGDVDSSPVLYEDVIYASSYDWYNDDTGYLYAFNRTTGSQEWVVDVGGDPSSPVIDDGVIYLATYGDIYAFKILEKPQKVTIDKQEVDNQEHEESMSIFERILSIIFRLNSKNEIVHG
- a CDS encoding endonuclease/exonuclease/phosphatase family protein gives rise to the protein MIKKILIILLIVTALTFSGCVESTENTLESAEDIITTVDDISDTIDDIESDIADTPQIEPSETLVIGAFNVQIFGVSKADKPEVMKVLADIVRTYDVVAIQEIRDASQTALPELVDLVNTDGSEYDYIVSERLGRTSSKEQYAYIYNTRTVEITGIPETYPEPEGTDPFHRQPYIAAVSSTQGNFDAVLIVIHTDPDEATEEINDLDDVLAYAQSVYPEENDFVVMGDFNADGSYFDEDSTSDLDAYHWVIDDTVDTTTKSTDYTYDRIVLTDNSDLTGDSGVFRYDLEYGLSEELTTDVSDHYPVFATFSINEIED
- a CDS encoding DUF429 domain-containing protein, with product MNFIGVDGCKGGWFAIRFSETNDIDVEVFSNISNLWEKYNENSLILIDIPIGLREKHPNGRSCDVEARKILGAPRQNSVFPVPGRQAIHENDYESACSVNEKHLGKRIPIYAWGIVPKIREVDNFLLNNHSAREYIMEIHPELCFNFLAGRPMQYSKKDDEGITERLEVLKQFCPSANEIFQSSLSRFKRKEVAEDDILDALSAAITAKLGCKYGFSSIPRVDEFDSKGLPMRMVYFDNHIHYL